Genomic DNA from Lactuca sativa cultivar Salinas chromosome 8, Lsat_Salinas_v11, whole genome shotgun sequence:
TCAAGGTGGACTTTAAGAAGGCGTTCGATGGTATAAATTGGTTGTATTTAGATTCAGTGATGGAAAAAATGGGTTTTGGTAGAAAGTGGAGAAAATGGATACACATTTGTCTTTCTACAGTAAGATCCTTGGTCTTAATCAATGGAACACCCACAAATGAATTCCCAATCACGAGGGGAGTTAGACAAGGGGACCCGATCTCTCTATTTCTCTTCATCCTAGCATGGAAGGTATTCTTTGGGGATACAAGATGCAAGTGATAAGTCTCTAATTCATGGGATCAAGGTACCAAATAATGGGCCAACTATCTCACATCTTTTTTACACGAACAATGCCATCTTTGTGAGCATGTGGGATAAGAGTAGCATAAAAAACCTCTCACGTACACTCAAAGGTTTTGAAATCTCATATGGACTTAAGGTAAACTTTCACATATCCATATTATTTGGGATATGCACCACTAACATTGAATTACAATACATGGCTCAAATCCTTGGATGCTTGAAAGTTGTTTTCCATTTTCTTACCTCGGGGTGCCTGTTGGTGCGAATATGTTGTCAAAAAATAATTAGATACCCATTATTGATAAATATTAATCGAAATTATCAAACTAGAAGGCAAACACATTGTCATTTGTGGGACGATTGACTCTGATTAAATCAGTATAGGGGAGCTTACCTAAATACTACATATTGTTATACAAAGCACCACAAGGAACTTTGGATGTGTTGGAAAGAATTAGACATAGGTTCCTGCGGGGAGGGACagacaaaaaaaaatcaactagGTAGATTGGTTAATGGTGGTTGCAGCTGAAAAAGATGGTGGCTTAAGGGTAGGTACACTAAAAGCACAAAAAATCGCATTACTAACAAAATGGTGGTGGCGGTTGAAGAATGAAGGAGATTGTATTTGGTTAAAAGTTAATGTTAGCATCCACAACCTGAATAGGAAGCCTACAAATTACATGGGTAGTAAAGTGTTGTGGGGGTGTGTAGTAATATATCCAAAGCAATAAATAGTCTCAACACTTAGAATACATATCCAAATGGTTTTTTCATTAGTATCGTGTCTTAATCCTCAGCTTCTCTTCTGGAAAGACACTTGGTATGCAGAGAAACATTGAAAACAAGTTCCCATTTCCATACCAACTAAAAGCGGTTAAAATTGCCAATATATTGATTGAATCTGCAATACTAGTCTTGCTtggaaatggaaaaaaaaaacccaatgaTGTTGTTATAAATTCAGAACTACATGCTTTTTACTCTCTAATTGGATCTCTAAATTTCTCTCATTCACCAAACTTTGGGTTTTGTTACACCCCCTATCCGACCTTTGGCGGAAACACCGAGCAGTGTGACGGAATAAAGAGCGTCAACCCTattaacctgagaatacatgcattttgaaagtcaacataatgttggtgagtacACGAGGTTTTATTTTTGGATTCTTGAATTCCTTTTAAGAATACTTTTCTTTAGTGAAAACCTTTCTTGTTTATTTATATAGTCTTCTATCTTTTAAAATATCTTTTATTGATCTTAAATGACTATCTTTTCAGGATTTCTAATGATCCTAACGTATTTTAATTATTGTCTTTTGTTaatcttaatttactatcttttcaGGATTTCTAACGATCCTCGCGTATTTAAAATTAGGATTTTCTTTTGTTAATCCTAATTTactatttctccaagatttctaACGATACTAacgtattttaattattattatcttTTGTTACTCCTAATTCACTATCTTTTCAGGATTTCTAACGATCTTAACGTATTTTAATTACCATACCAGGTGTCCCTAATGTTAATCTAAGCTCTAAgacacttttaatatattaatgcgAGCCTCTATAATCGACGCTACGACCATAAATGTACCCCTGATCACGACGCTTCATCGGACGTCGAATAATAACTTATATGGAAGGTATCATGtcgggattgtagctagcaatccCAGGCGGGGTTGTCatagccccatatagatctatacataatttTCTAGCTCTTGCAAGATTAATAATTATAGGTATTGAGGATATGTCGAATTTAACAAGGCTTTTGGATGAATAACCAACCCACTAACGTATTAACCATAAGCTTTTATCTTTTATATGTATCATaattacccatatatatatatatatatatatatatatatatatatatatatatatatatatatatatatatatatatatatatatatatatatatatatatatatatatagggagtggttcaaatgggaaccaaaaaaggttaagaaccgtaagaacctctaactttagatgtttataaaggatttagggtaaccctaaaccctttataaacaccctaaaccctaaactctttataaacatctaaaattaGATGTTCTTACGattcttaaccttttttggttctcatttgaacctttacctatatatatatatatatatatatatatatatatatatatatatatatatatatatatatatatatatatatatatatatatatatatatattaacatatgTATATTTACACCACACTTTTTTTATATATACCTCTTCCGAGTACATATcatcaaatgattttttttttgtatatatatatatatatatacatatatatatatatatatatatatatatatatatatatatatatatatatatatatatatatatatatatgctcgaGAAGCTTCTGGTCCAGTGGGTCCGTaaaactcacacacacacacacatacacacacacacacacacacacacatatatatatatatatatatatatatatatatatatatatatatatatatatatatatatatatatatatatagagtgagagagagagagagtttaccTGATTTATGAAGGACGATGCAATGCCTTTCCTATCGCATAAGAAAAATAAAAGTGGTATAAATGAGTAGATAAATACTAACCTTAGAAGCTCAAAAAGATAATCCATTAAATATTATATGGAAGCAATTTTAGGGGAAAACCGGAAAACCTAAAAATAGCACATTCAAATCGGAAAACCTAAAAATAGCACAAATCTTATTCAAAGAACGggttcaacaacaacaacatataCACACCAAATGGCCGATGTAAAAGCTCTCAAAAGTTATACATACAGCTACTCAACTACTTTATTGAACAAGACAAGCGGTAGTTGATTCAAAATATCGTTTCACATCCTCAAGATCACTAACTTATCATCTTATATGATCCTTCCTGTGCCTACTTATGCCAAACTGCATACTGGTGCCCATGTGCCACCAGTTTCCACTCAGAACCAGTGGGACACCATGAATCACCGCCAATTTTCATACACAGCTTCTCTCCAATTATGGCTGCATAAAGATTGGCCTTAGCTTCAAGAATCCTAATGGAGGATCGACTCTGTATGTCTTGCTCCTTGCGCACATTTATCTGCATATTTGTTTCAATGTAAAGATAAAGGGCACTAATGGAAAATAATAATGGGACACGTTTGAATAGTTACTTACCAACTTCACAATTTGGTCGTGCATGGCACTTCCCCAGTCGTAAAAATGGTCATAAAAGATTGATGGTATTCCAGGATGCGTGAGTATATAAGCATAGCCCtgaataatgtcataaagttaGAGTCCATGATTAAGATTCAACGATTTATGAAAATATGTAAATTaaatcaccaaaaaaaaaaagagaattgtaCCTCCATGACATGATTCGAAGGGAATGGCCAATGACCCTGCAACATTTGTACGATAAACTTTTTCAGCAAGTGTTCAATATGTGCCGAGGAGAAATTCTTAGAATGGTTATTCCAGGTGGTGATACTCTTTTACGGTGGAGTATGATTATTCTACATGGTGATACTTTTTTTTTGTCTCGTGAAATTTGTTTATTTGATTGTAACAATTTATCATATAGTGAATTTTTCTACTCTCTTCTCAGGCTTTGGAGTTTTCCATGTATATTCTTGTGTTGAATTAAGTTTCTCAATTATTTTTCATTGGGCGAGTTGTTGGGAATCTTTGAGGCCATTTTCCCAACAGAAAAAGCGTTTGAATAATGGCAAAAATGGTCAAATCACAAAGTTAATGGAGTTTGAGCAGGGGCATGAAATTGATTAAAGGCTGCATGCAACAATACTATGATGAAATCCACTAATTCTTGAAAAAACTAAAATTGTATACCTGAGTGGATCCAGTGTCATGATTATCAAGGAAAGTTACAGCTCTTGAAGGCCACCATCCCATGACACCTGGCGGCTTCCCTTGAGCATCACGTAAACGCCAAAGTTGCCCCTTAACAGCTTCCTGCATGGAAAGATGGAAGTTTCAAAAGATGAAACACTAATGTACAACTTTTCATGCATATAGTACAAGTCACTGTACCTGAAGGATCCCTTTTGTGGTGAAGTCAAATGCTGTAGAAAGTTGCCCTGTGCCATCAATCCAGTTGATTATACGCTGCCTATGACTATCTGCAATTAAAATTAGTCAGAAACAACAAAAATGTTAAGTTAATCATAAAAACTTTctccaaaaatattaaaaatttagaagaatataaaagtttaaaacaaaaaaaaaaaaaaaaaaaaaaaaaaaaaaaaaaaggttgcaTTTTATTCAATTTATTCACCTTGGTTATAATCAAGGTAGGTTCCTTTGTAGTTGCATGAGTCCCAATATTCTCCAACAGTAAATATTGGTTTTGCACCCTCGATGTATTCTTTCACATATTTTGCAGAATAactacatgaaaaaaaaaatagacaaataataatGATAAGTTTCAGAGaaaactttataaaaaaaaaaaagaacctaTAAAACATTACCCTCTTGCAAAGTCAAAACGAAAATCTTGAAAACCAACAGTGTATCGTAGCCATTTTAGCCAACCAATAAGGTCTTTTCTAACAAAGTCTTGTGTATGATCAATATTTGGAACTCCATTAAAGTTGTCTCCTGTGCTCCTGTTACCCTTTATGAAaaaagtaaatgaccattttacccttttgtatAGAACTAATGTTATGAATTAATCTGGTAAGCTATAtgtgagtttttctattttacttGATACTAAAAGTACGACGTGATTAAAAAAAGTTAGCAAAAAGGGTTTTCCCCATTAAATGCTAACTTTTTTTCAAATAATACCTCGTTTCCTGTGTtattttctcaaatattttttaaacatcatttatccagataattttaattttatttctaGTTAGGTGGTTTGAGGTAATAAGATACATACAAGTCCACCAGTGCAAGAAGTAACAGCACGTTCATCCCAAGACAATGGAATCCAATCATAGCGGTTATATTTACCACCATGCCCTTGAGTAGTCCCAACACGATGATTGATAACTATGTCAGCCATTGGTCGAATATTATACtgcttcattttttttaataaatctttAAGCAAAGCCTCAGAACCATACGAAGAGTTGAGAGAATATAGATTTTGTGGAAGGTAGCCtgtgaaaagtttaaaaaaaaaaatttaaagtaaCAATATATCTCTATAGTTTGTTTGAgcttgctctgataccatattagataTATCAAGTCCTTGATTTTAACTGATATTATACAAATATACATATagtttttagatttgaaatttacAAACCTTCAGGAGAAAACGAATTAGTTGGTGGTGGTAACCAAGCTGATGTGATCCCCGATTTTGCCATATCGGGTACTTTTTTCTCTAAATTTCTCCACCAATCATGTTTACGAGACTCCCAGTTGAAAGCCTGAGAATTTAACCCAATTTCATAAAAAGATGTGTTAATTTGTGTCATGTCATCATAATAGTATGTATATATTTGAAACTACATGGTCATAATAAGGGATGATTTGAAAGTCAATGGTGTAGTAAGAAAAATAGTAAAATACAATGTTATGAATATAATTTGTCAATTGGAAAACTATACAGTATACACCCATAGTTACCTGAAGTAAGATTTCTCTTCCATTGCGTATCACTGCCAAATTAAAGATATGTTAAAGAAACTTTTTAAAGAAGAAAGATATGTTAATTTACAGCCAATAGAGCATACCAATTTGTGTTTCTTGAACACCATCATTATCCTATAATCAAAAGCAAAAAAGGGGTAATGAGAAAAGAAGCAAAAAAAAGCTATTTTTAAAGTGTATATTAACTTTATAAGTGTCAATTAATTACTAAAAAAACGAAACATAAATTGAAGAAATTCTTACAGTTGTTCCCAGGAAACCCATCTTGTATCACTTACAAATTACTTTATGAGACTTGATCAATAAAAATGTACAAGAAAAATATCCTGCATCCATTACGAAACTTGTTATAGGACTTGTGCACTAAGCAAAGATTCACAAATAATTTGAAGATCGATAAACAAAAACAAAGAAGAATTAACTGAGAAAAAAACATGAATAGAAGTCAAAGTTATATAAATACCCTAGAAAATTGAATTCAAAAACACATCACTTAAAACCGTAGGATTAATGATGAAATCGACAAATTACAGAACTTGGCGATCGATGAGAGTAGGTGAAAAGATTAAGAAAATTACCTGAATACAAATCAAGTGGTATTACGAGCCCTAGCAAATTCAAATTGCAGTGAACCCCAATACTACTGTGCATTACAAACCTCAGGCCATGATCGTATTTATAGGAAGGTTGAAATGTAAACGAGTAAAACGCGATTGATTCTTCACAACTGTAATGAAAATTTTCCATCCACAACAAAAGGGGATTCGAGTTGAAATTAGGAGGAGGAGAAGATTCGTGTTATCAGGGATTGGGGTGAAATTTAAAGAGATTGTACGCAATTTGCAGACGTTGAGCTTTTGGGATTCGATCATCTTTCGTTTTTGAGAGGGAATGTTGGCTCCACAATGAATATGAATTCTTCTTTTTTACCTCATCACACGTACAAGAATATATACAAGTCCATTCTTTTACGTTTTAACACTCAATTTTCATTATAAATTGTTTGCTAAAACAATGAGTTACGTCTATAGAAACATAGATTTATTTGAAAGGTTAAAAATAGTCATCCATGATTCTAAAAACTACATTTTAAAGAGTTGTTAAACATTTTAATAAGAACCATAAGATGTGAAGAGTATGTCAGCATTGCCTAGCACCACCTGAGCTTACCATTCCACATCGACATTCAACCATGTAAGTGCAGAGGAGAGAGGCTCGGCAGTTGGTTGCCAAAGAGGCAATTTTTCGGCAGTTGCTAAGCTAAAGGGATAGTGTGCCCTCAACATGCCAAGCTCTTGAGTTCCTATTCCTTACAACATCCTATCGGTCTTCTCTCGAGTTCACtaaggaaaaaaaaataaaaaatgaaaaatgagaGAATAAAAGAAAAAGGAATGATCTTCATTTTCTTTCTCTCAAATTCCTTCCAATTTAGGAGGACAGTTTATAAAAACGAGAGAATAAAAGAACTGAATAGTTTGGTATTTTTTTAAACTTAGGGGCAATTTGGTACTTTTTTAAAAACTTGGGGGATGTTTGAAAATGAGGTAAACAGTTGGAAAATATGCATCTTCTTCACATAAATAGATCTCTTACTTTCATATCCTAGTTGAAAATGGTTTTGTGTCTGCCCTTGGAAATTTGATAAAGGAAAAGCCTAAAAGCATTATCTATCAAATAAAGTTAGCTTCATAAAAATCATTACTAATGAACAGCAAACAAACGTGTATGTAGACATCAATGATCTAAGATACATGTTGAAATATGATATGAAATCTTAGGTTAATTGGTATTGCAGTTGGTAATGTAAGTGTTTTCTAGGAAAGCAAGGATTCATTTGGTAAACCATACTGAAATACTCGAGAACCGAACCGAATAAGTCTAAAATACATAACCGAGAACCGAACCGAATACCTTATTCGGTCCTAATTCATTCAAGCATTCGTCCCCCACGTTCGAGCTAGTCGAATCAGTACTTATTGTTATATCATTCGTGCCCCTCAAAGCCACTTAACTCGctttcaagaataaaaatattgcTTCCAATTAATAGactgaaatgaaaattttgaaagatGTTATGGAGGGTTTCAAATTGGTGTTGGAACCGCTACATCTGCTTTAGCTGGAGTAGCAGTCGGAATTGGAAAGATATTAAGTTTGTTGATCCATTCAGTAGCACGGAGTCTGGAACTGGATACTGAATTGTTTGCTTATGCCATTTTAGGCTTTGCTCTCACGGAATCCATTGCCTTGTTTGCTCTTATGATGGCCTTTTTTATCTTCTTCATATTCTGAGATTCGTTACCGTTAGTAGCCTTCCTCCCAAGGCGAGCTAAGTGACATGAGGCGAGTGTTTGAGTGAGTTAAGTGAGGAAGTGGGGGCCCTGAGGAAGCGGAGGGAGAGAAAGTTGGATCGGGTTTCACTGTTATGTTGGTTAATGCCCAACCACCTTCAAGAAGGCAAAGAAGTAAACTTAATAACCTTTTCCATTATCAGTAGCAGCACTGGACGAATCGAAACAAGTAAAATCCAGGTAGGAATCTGCTTATCTACTTACCTTTCAACCTCAGAGCATTTAGTTCAGGTATCGCAACGGTCGACGACTTGGATGGGTAGATCTTCACTCATTATCCTTCTTCGAACCTTTTGGTATGTATTGTCCCTAACTATAGATCAGATCCATCATACAAGAAAGAAAATTATGCACTGCTGCTGAGTCATCAGACTTATCCACTAAGGGATTCATGGATTTTTTTGTGGATTGCGTTAGGGGAAATCTATCGGTTCGGGTTTTCGGTCCAGACGTTCATACATAGTTACAAGTTGTAAAGTTGTGGGAGTTTTGATTTAAGATATAAGTTAAAGAAAATGTTGAGCGGTTgttattaataaacatatgaatATACATTTCATCGAACAATGACTAATtgctatatataaaaaaaaaaaaaaaaaaaaaaaaaaaaaaaaacccaaaaaacccaaaaaacccaaaaaacaaaaaacgaaaacaaacaaacaacaagaATTTCACTAATAATCTAAAAGTAACAAAAAAGGTAGGAAAAACTAAAGATCAATAAAAACCAAAGAATAACAAACTTTAAGTACATTACTAGATaattaaaattcaaaaatcataaaaacaacAAAATGTCCTATCACCTTACATCGTTGACAATTCTTTCTTATCGACTCTATTATGTTCTCGCTACATTATAGATTCAACATATACAATTTACTCTTTTTTCTCATTACTTTGATCAATAAGTGGCTCAACATCATTATCCCGTCATTGTCTTTATTCTTTGATGTCTTTGAATCAGTGAATCTTGGTATCTATGACTCCGAACAAACAAATTACAAATGTATTCATCGGAACTGATTCTCGTTTACACTATGCATTTCGATTGGTCACTTTTTGAGACTTGTTATTTTCACTTTGCCATTTACTTGTATCTCTATACTAGTACAAGTAGAGAGTTATGTAGATAAGCTAAATTAAAGttattgtaattgattttaatGTCATCAAACATTTTAGGCAATAGGAAATATGAGTATTGAATGAGATCAATAGCATGATTAAACTAAAGTATAGTAGGATGTCAAATTGGCGTACAATGGATTTAAAGTTAAGTATTCATAGGACTGTTAATGATagaaaacaatattttttttagtttcaaAATATATTTCATATAATTTTGAAGAGTTCAATTGATTAtgggaaataaaaataaaatattgatGTGACAGTTAATTAAATTTAATAGATTtctaacaattaatatatttaatattttcttatttCATACAacgaatttaattaaaaaaaacagccAAGTGCATCATAAATTGAAGAGATCATCTTGATTAAATCATCAAAATTTAGCATCACAACCGATACAAAATTCATTTCTTTACTTCAGCAGCCTTGATGATGTCAATAAACTCAGGCTACACACGAATGCATAAAAcatgttagaaaaaaaaaaaaaaaattagacacGTGTCAAATAGAGCAACAATGACGAATATGAATAACAATGTTGTTGTTTACCTTAAGAGAAGCTCCACCAACTAAAAAGCCATCGAGATCATTTTGTCCTGCCAATTCCTTGCAATTGGAACCATTTACAGATCCTGTAAATTAAAATCCAAAATTTATTAATGGTAATTTTTACGTTATTATAATAAATTTCATCGTGTTTTAAATTGATCCATAAGTTATTGTTTTATTACAAATTATCATGTGTAACATAAGCATCATAAACATACCTCCATATATAATCCTAGTTTTAGCAGCA
This window encodes:
- the LOC111914316 gene encoding probable alpha-amylase 2: MGFLGTTDNDGVQETQIVIRNGREILLQAFNWESRKHDWWRNLEKKVPDMAKSGITSAWLPPPTNSFSPEGYLPQNLYSLNSSYGSEALLKDLLKKMKQYNIRPMADIVINHRVGTTQGHGGKYNRYDWIPLSWDERAVTSCTGGLGNRSTGDNFNGVPNIDHTQDFVRKDLIGWLKWLRYTVGFQDFRFDFARGYSAKYVKEYIEGAKPIFTVGEYWDSCNYKGTYLDYNQDSHRQRIINWIDGTGQLSTAFDFTTKGILQEAVKGQLWRLRDAQGKPPGVMGWWPSRAVTFLDNHDTGSTQGHWPFPSNHVMEGYAYILTHPGIPSIFYDHFYDWGSAMHDQIVKLINVRKEQDIQSRSSIRILEAKANLYAAIIGEKLCMKIGGDSWCPTGSEWKLVAHGHQYAVWHK